One genomic window of Arachis stenosperma cultivar V10309 chromosome 10, arast.V10309.gnm1.PFL2, whole genome shotgun sequence includes the following:
- the LOC130955903 gene encoding uncharacterized protein LOC130955903, protein MVDHFIVCIDRIIPSTSCLPSPPHHDHVPPFIQLGPEQEQACSSSNSSSSNYKRHDDDDDDDVVVECRICQEEDQIHSMEAPCSCNGTLKFAHRKCIQKWCNKKGNTICEICNQIFSPNYSLPIVRSNDIIAIDLRQEWERNTDLRVALTSAENHLMQREYEEYAITQTSSIACVRCATLILLIVLLVRQALMVTTNSATRHDSSRMFDFEMSLLQFASILLPCCAMARSWYLIQNSRRQG, encoded by the exons ATGGTGGACCATTTCATTGTTTGCATTGATCGTATAATACCTTCCACCTCTTGTTTACCATCACCGCCGCACCATGATCATGTCCCTCCCTTCATTCAACTTGGTCCAGAACAAGAACAAGCCTGCTCCTCCTCCAATTCTTCCTCTTCAAATTACAAGCGtcacgatgatgatgatgatgatgatgtggtTGTGGAGTGTAGAATATGTCAAGAGGAAGATCAAATCCATTCCATGGAGGCCCCTTGTTCCTGTAATGGCACTCTCAAG TTTGCTCATAGGAAGTGCATCCAAAAATGGTGCAACAAGAAAGGAAATACAATATGTGAAATCTGCAATCAG ATATTTTCACCAAACTATTCTCTTCCAATAGTCAGAAGCAACGACATTATAGCAATTGATCTAAG GCAAGAATGGGAGCGTAATACAGATCTTCGTGTTGCTCTAACATCAGCGGAGAACCATTTAATGCAAAGAGAATATGAAGAATATGCTATCACACAAACCAGTAGCATCGCTTGCGTCCGCTGTGCCACTCTCATT TTGCTGATAGTCTTGCTTGTACGCCAAGCCTTAATGGTTACAACGAACTCTGCAACCAGGCACGATTCATCAAGAATGTTTGAT TTTGAGATGTCACTTCTTCAATTTGCCAGCATTCTTTTGCCGTGTTGCGCAATGGCACGTTCCTGGTATCTCATACAAAACAGCAGAAGACAG GGTTAA